The sequence CACCAAAGAAATGGTAATCAATCGTCTTCGCATACACCTCTGATGATGGTCGAACATTAGGGAGCATCGCTTTAGGTACATCAAGCATCTCTAATAATTCATCATCCCAGCATAAATCATAAATATTGTAGAGTAACGTTCGAGATGCGTTCGAGTAATCTGTTACATGTGCCTTCCCACCTGACATCCTCCAAATGAGCCACGTATCGATGGTCCCGAATAACAGATCACCTTTTTCAGCCTTTTCTCTTGCCCCTTCGACATTGTCTAAGATCCACTTTACTTTCGTCCCTGAGAAATAAGCGTCGATAAGCAAACCTGTTTTATCGCGAACCATTGTTTCATATCCTTGATCTTTTAATTGTTCGCAAATGTCTGCCGTTTGACGCGATTGCCAAACAATAGCATGATAGATTGGTTTCCCCGTATGTTTATCCCAAACAACTGTTGTTTCCCGTTGATTTGTAATTCCAATTCCAGCTATTTCAGTTGGTTTGACTTCGTTTGTCTCCATCACTTCTGCTACAACAGCTAAAATCGATGACCATATTTCATTAGCATTATGTTCAACCCAGCCCGGCTTAGGAAAGATCTGCTCAAATTCCTTTTGTGCACTACCTGCAATTGCCCCTTCTTTAGTAAACAGGATTGCTCTTGAACTTGTTGTCCCTTGGTCTAACGAAAGAATATATTTCTTTTCCATTCTCTACCCCTCCAATAGTTCACTTGATGTCTATTATTATATTTATCACGCTGCGATATCGCTGTGATCATGCGTAGCAACATTTTTTGTTTCCTTTTTATTTAACACGATCGATAGGATCGTAACAACTGCAAACGCTGCCAAAAATATCCAAAGGGCACGATAATAAATTCCCTCAAATGCTGCGGCATAAAACAATGCTCCTAATCCCCCACCAATGATTGGTCCAACGACAGGAATCCAAGAATATTTCCAATCTGAGCTACCCTTACCTGCGATTGGTAATAGAAAATGAGCGATTCTCGGTCCCAAGTCACGTGCTGGATTGATCGCATAACCCGTTGTCCCACCTAACGATAAACCAATAACAACGATTAACAGTCCAACGATTAATGGGTTCAGACCTTCTGTAAATTCATTGGCTCCAATAAATAAAATTCCTAACACTAACATAAATGTACCTAATACCTCACCAAAGAAATTTGATGGTGTATGCCGAATCGCTGGGGCTGTTGAAAACACTCCAAGCTTTGCACCTTGATCTTCTGTTGCCTGCCAATGTGGATAATAATGCAACCAAACTAAAACGGCACCGATAAATGCCCCTATCAACTGAGCTCCGATATAACCCGGAACGAGTGCCCAAGAAAATTCTCCTATTAATGCCATCCCCACGGTCACCGCTGGATTTAAATGGGCATCGCTGATCGCTCCTACCGCATAAATCGCAGTTGCAACACCAAGCCCCCATGCCGCTGTAATCACGATCCAGCCGGAATTTTCGGACTTTGTTTGTTTTAGTGCAACACCAGCAACGACACCTCCCCCGAAAATGATAATGATCATTGTACCAATCAGTTCACCTAGAAATACCGACATTTGTACTCCCCCCATTCTTTTGCAACAAAAAAAGGAGACCAGAAACATCCTATCTAGTCTTGCTACTAGATAAGTAACTGTTTCGGTCTCCTAAGCTCCTGCACAACGTATTAACTTAAATACATTGTAATTCTAAATGAAAACGTTGTCAATCCTTTTTTTCGAGTTTGTGAACAAAGCCAATCAATCATTCCCAAAGGTTTTTTCGTGATGTTGTTACTGTTAAGGCACCTGCTTTTAGTGCCATATCTACTTCCTCTTTTTCTCGTATTAGTCCTCCTGCAATAATTGGAATCCCTGTTTTCTCATAAACTTCTGTAATAATATGAGGCATAACACCTGGCAATACTTCAATATAATCGGGTTTAGTCACCTCAAGAAGCTTATAACTTGATTCTAGGGCAATCGAATCAAGTAAAAATAATCGTTGTATCGCATAAAGCCCATTTTTCTTAGCAGTAAGTACTACGCTTTTTCGGGTTGATATTAAGCCAGCTGGCCGGATATCTTGACACAAAAACTGTGCCGCATACTCGTCATTTTTAAGACCAGAGATAAGATCGGCATGAACAAGAATTTTTTTCTTAGCTTGTTTTGCATGCTGAACAAGACTTCTTAACTGACCGACATGGCTATTTAATAGAACGATATACGTAAAATCACTTTTTATTAACGCCTCAAACTCTTTCATATTACGTATAGCTGGTAAAATTCGCTGACCATCAAAATGCATCTATCTCTCCACCTTCTGTGTCACTTGAATTCTTTTATGTTCGACTCATGCTTTTAAATGTAATCGTGTATTAATTAATATGTCAATGGATAAAATCTTCAACAAATCGACATGCTCATAACCTTGCATCTTTCTTTAAATATAGATATGATCGAAAACGAATGTTTTAAAATGAAGGGGAATAGCTGATGAAAGCAAAATTACAATTTACGATGGATTATAAAGAATACATGGATCGATATTCAATGTTTTGTCTCGATGAAGAAATGGCCGAACAAGCACCACCTTTAATGACCGAGGAAGAATTCGAAGAGAAGAAACTACTAATCATTGACTGCTACCGTACGTATAATGATTTTATCTCTGAAGGAAAAGAACACGAAGCATCGATGTACATGATCAATATGATTGCTCCGCTTGAGGAGATGCTCTTATTATAAAAATTACTTTAGGGGTTGCTCTACCATCGCTCCTTTTAAGACAACCCCTAAAATAATCTACTGCAATTGATGTTCTACCCATGTAGGCATTGGTTGTTCAAGGTTTATATGATCTGTCGGGTCTCGGTATCCCTTAGAAACGATAGGCCCCTCTGCACGTAAATGAAACTGGTCGTAAAACACTTGACTTCCTTTGCTAGCCTCAACCATTCCAATCCATGTACCACCCATTGATACTACAGCCTCTGTTTCGTAAAGACCACCTTCAACATGGTTCATTTTCTTCTTCATATGATGCACCATATTCGGCATATCTAGAATGACGGTCACATTGGCATCTGTAATTGGGTCTCCCATATCGTCTTCCAAGAACAGTTGAATATCTGTCGCCTCACCGGCGTTAATTACACGATCCGTACCAATAACATCGATTTGCCAATTTGTCGCAATCGTTGGCGGTGCACTCACCCCATTCAGAAACCATATTGTCATCAACACGAAAACAATTGCTGCACTTATCGCGGCATAAGGCTTTTTCATCACATTCTTAATAACGTTCATGGTCCCACCTCTTCTTTTCTCTCAATTACATCATTGTCAAAAAATAACGATCATATTCAAATGGTCCTCATTCACGGAAGGACCCGCCAGTATACAATTTCCCGTCGAACCGATTTCGTTCGAATGTTCTCCCATTAAAAAAGCTTGCATTCATGTTTGAATACAAGCTTAGCCTTCGAGTGTTATTTCTTTAATTTATAGTTAATTTCATAAATATCGCGTCGTCGGTCCTTTAATTGAGCGACACTTCCCGTTTTACGATGACGTCTTAAGATCTCTAAGTCAACATCGCCGACGACAACCGTATCAATATTCGGGTTACATTCACCAACGATGCCATCTCGCGGAAACGAGAAGTCCGATGGTGTAAAAATCCCTGATTGAGCATACTGAATATCCATATTCTCAACTTGTGGCAAGTTCCCGACCGTACCTGAAATGACGGTATACACTTGATTTTCAATGGCTCTCGCCT comes from Desertibacillus haloalkaliphilus and encodes:
- a CDS encoding MIP/aquaporin family protein — encoded protein: MSVFLGELIGTMIIIIFGGGVVAGVALKQTKSENSGWIVITAAWGLGVATAIYAVGAISDAHLNPAVTVGMALIGEFSWALVPGYIGAQLIGAFIGAVLVWLHYYPHWQATEDQGAKLGVFSTAPAIRHTPSNFFGEVLGTFMLVLGILFIGANEFTEGLNPLIVGLLIVVIGLSLGGTTGYAINPARDLGPRIAHFLLPIAGKGSSDWKYSWIPVVGPIIGGGLGALFYAAAFEGIYYRALWIFLAAFAVVTILSIVLNKKETKNVATHDHSDIAA
- a CDS encoding glycerol-3-phosphate responsive antiterminator → MHFDGQRILPAIRNMKEFEALIKSDFTYIVLLNSHVGQLRSLVQHAKQAKKKILVHADLISGLKNDEYAAQFLCQDIRPAGLISTRKSVVLTAKKNGLYAIQRLFLLDSIALESSYKLLEVTKPDYIEVLPGVMPHIITEVYEKTGIPIIAGGLIREKEEVDMALKAGALTVTTSRKNLWE
- a CDS encoding FixH family protein; amino-acid sequence: MNVIKNVMKKPYAAISAAIVFVLMTIWFLNGVSAPPTIATNWQIDVIGTDRVINAGEATDIQLFLEDDMGDPITDANVTVILDMPNMVHHMKKKMNHVEGGLYETEAVVSMGGTWIGMVEASKGSQVFYDQFHLRAEGPIVSKGYRDPTDHINLEQPMPTWVEHQLQ